A DNA window from Alkaliphilus flagellatus contains the following coding sequences:
- the rpsI gene encoding 30S ribosomal protein S9, giving the protein MARVAYYGTGRRKQSIARVRLVPGEGNVKINNRDIEEYFKYETLKRDVRMPLTITETLGRFDVIATVAGGGYTGQAGALRHGIARALVKSDEELRGTLKKAGFLTRDARAKERKKYGLKAARRAPQFSKR; this is encoded by the coding sequence ATGGCAAGAGTAGCTTATTACGGAACAGGTAGAAGAAAGCAATCTATCGCTAGAGTAAGATTAGTTCCTGGTGAAGGAAATGTTAAAATAAACAACAGAGATATCGAAGAATATTTTAAATATGAAACTTTAAAGAGAGATGTTAGAATGCCTCTAACAATTACAGAAACATTAGGTAGATTCGATGTAATCGCAACAGTGGCAGGTGGAGGATACACTGGACAAGCTGGAGCTTTAAGACACGGAATCGCTAGAGCATTAGTAAAGTCTGATGAAGAATTAAGAGGAACTCTTAAAAAAGCTGGTTTCTTAACTAGAGATGCAAGAGCTAAGGAAAGAAAGAAATACGGTTTAAAAGCAGCAAGACGTGCACCACAATTCTCAAAGAGATAA
- the rpmJ gene encoding 50S ribosomal protein L36, whose protein sequence is MKVRPSVKPICEKCKIIKRNGRVMVICENPKHKQKQG, encoded by the coding sequence ATGAAGGTTAGACCATCGGTTAAACCAATTTGTGAAAAGTGTAAAATAATCAAAAGGAATGGCAGAGTTATGGTTATCTGCGAAAATCCTAAACACAAACAAAAACAAGGTTAA
- the truA gene encoding tRNA pseudouridine(38-40) synthase TruA, translating to MKNIMVEIQYDGTNYSGWQIQPNSRTIQEEIMRALKKLTGKELSINGSGRTDAGVHAYGQVASFILESNIPVDRLPLAFNSNLPNDISIINAMEVPMDFHARYSAIGKRYIYHIYEGRYRNPLLRNYSYHVHYKLDHKKMRDGAKLLLGTHDFRGFMSSGSSVENTVRTIRNLDIIIKDNSLYVYIEGDGFLYNMVRIITGTLVEVGMGKISIEHINRALETKDRTVAGHTAPPQGLFLDKVFYPLTH from the coding sequence ATGAAAAACATTATGGTCGAAATTCAATATGATGGAACAAACTATAGTGGATGGCAAATTCAACCTAATAGTAGAACAATACAGGAAGAAATAATGAGAGCTCTAAAAAAACTTACAGGTAAAGAACTTAGTATTAATGGGTCTGGAAGAACAGATGCTGGTGTTCATGCCTATGGTCAAGTGGCAAGTTTTATACTTGAAAGCAATATTCCAGTAGATAGGCTTCCATTAGCTTTTAATAGCAACCTACCAAATGATATTTCTATTATTAATGCAATGGAGGTTCCTATGGATTTTCATGCTCGGTATAGTGCTATTGGCAAACGATATATTTATCATATTTATGAAGGTAGGTATAGAAACCCCTTACTTAGGAACTATAGCTATCATGTCCATTATAAGTTAGACCATAAAAAAATGAGAGATGGAGCAAAACTTTTACTAGGAACCCATGACTTTAGAGGCTTTATGTCCAGTGGCAGTAGTGTTGAAAATACAGTGAGAACTATCCGAAATTTAGATATTATAATTAAAGATAATAGTCTATATGTTTATATAGAGGGCGATGGTTTTCTATACAATATGGTTAGAATTATTACAGGGACTTTAGTGGAAGTTGGTATGGGAAAAATATCGATAGAGCATATTAATAGGGCGCTTGAAACCAAGGATAGAACAGTGGCAGGTCATACAGCGCCACCCCAAGGATTATTTTTAGATAAGGTATTTTACCCCTTGACACACTAG
- the rplQ gene encoding 50S ribosomal protein L17 has protein sequence MAHYRKLGRVSAHRNLMLRNLVTSLLKSGRIETTETRAKETRRLAEKMITLAKRGDLHARRQVLSFITEETVVKNLFDEIAPKYQERNGGYTRIMKLGPRKGDAAEMVIIELV, from the coding sequence ATGGCACATTATCGTAAATTAGGACGTGTAAGCGCTCATAGAAATTTAATGCTTAGAAACCTAGTAACTAGTTTATTAAAAAGCGGTAGAATTGAAACAACAGAAACAAGAGCTAAAGAAACAAGAAGACTAGCTGAAAAAATGATTACTCTTGCAAAAAGAGGAGATCTACATGCTAGAAGACAAGTTCTTAGCTTTATAACAGAAGAAACTGTAGTTAAGAATTTATTTGATGAAATTGCGCCAAAATATCAAGAGCGTAATGGTGGATATACACGTATTATGAAGCTTGGACCAAGAAAAGGCGACGCTGCAGAGATGGTAATCATCGAATTAGTATAA
- the infA gene encoding translation initiation factor IF-1 produces the protein MSKQDVIELEGTVKEALPNAMFIVELENGHEVLGHISGKLRMNFIRILPGDKVTVELSPYDLTRGRITWRKK, from the coding sequence ATGTCGAAGCAAGATGTAATTGAATTAGAAGGTACAGTAAAAGAAGCATTACCAAATGCGATGTTTATTGTAGAACTTGAAAATGGTCATGAGGTTTTAGGACACATATCAGGAAAATTAAGAATGAACTTTATTAGGATTCTGCCTGGGGATAAGGTTACGGTAGAGTTATCTCCATATGATTTGACTCGTGGTAGAATAACATGGCGAAAGAAGTAG
- the rpsK gene encoding 30S ribosomal protein S11 codes for MAKVAKKKGVRTRRRERKNIERGQAHIQSTFNNSIITLTDMQGNVISWASAGQLGFKGSRKSTPFAAQMAAETAAKAAMEHGLKTVEVYVKGPGAGREAAIRSLQAAGLEVNLIKDVTPIPHNGCRPPKRRRV; via the coding sequence ATGGCAAAGGTAGCTAAGAAAAAAGGCGTTCGTACTCGAAGAAGAGAACGTAAAAATATAGAACGTGGTCAAGCACATATTCAATCAACATTTAACAATTCAATTATTACTTTAACTGACATGCAAGGAAATGTAATTTCTTGGGCTAGTGCAGGTCAATTAGGATTCAAAGGATCAAGAAAATCAACTCCTTTCGCTGCTCAAATGGCTGCAGAAACTGCTGCTAAGGCTGCTATGGAGCACGGATTAAAAACTGTAGAAGTTTATGTTAAGGGACCAGGTGCAGGAAGAGAAGCTGCAATTCGTTCACTACAAGCTGCAGGACTTGAAGTTAACCTTATTAAAGATGTAACTCCAATTCCACATAACGGTTGTAGACCGCCAAAACGTAGAAGAGTTTAA
- a CDS encoding KOW domain-containing RNA-binding protein, protein MEQTDLDIGQIVKSKTGRDQGRVFVVFGKADNNHVLIVDGSLRRIDRPKKKKIKHLAKLNIVSKEIKDAILNNEKINNAFIRRELERLGVKSWG, encoded by the coding sequence ATGGAACAAACTGATTTAGACATAGGACAAATAGTTAAGTCAAAAACTGGACGTGATCAGGGAAGAGTTTTTGTCGTGTTTGGTAAAGCTGATAACAATCATGTCTTAATTGTTGATGGATCATTAAGAAGAATAGATAGACCTAAGAAAAAAAAGATTAAACACTTGGCAAAGTTGAATATTGTATCTAAAGAAATTAAAGATGCAATTTTAAACAATGAGAAAATAAATAATGCCTTTATACGTAGAGAGCTTGAAAGACTAGGTGTAAAATCCTGGGGTTAG
- a CDS encoding energy-coupling factor transporter ATPase: MSIKIENLTYVYNPGSPFETKALDNVNVEIKSGEFIGLIGHTGSGKSTLTQHLNGLIKPTSGKIIISGTDITDKSVKLRDVRKKVGLVFQYPEHQLFEETIYKDIAFGPLNLGLSESEVEERIKEAMEFVKLSFEELKDRSPFELSGGQRRRVAIAGVFAMKPEVLILDEPTAGLDPRTRDEILEEIKMLHSQYKNTVILVSHSMEDIAKLVDRIIVMHRGKIALLGDPREVFQQVETLESIGLGVPQISYLIRALKAKGIELREDIFTVEEAKEEILKWIRSNKNA; this comes from the coding sequence ATGTCAATTAAAATAGAAAATTTAACATATGTATATAACCCAGGTAGCCCATTTGAAACTAAGGCATTAGATAATGTTAATGTTGAGATTAAATCTGGAGAATTTATAGGTCTCATAGGTCATACTGGATCAGGTAAGTCTACTTTAACTCAGCATTTAAATGGATTGATAAAACCCACTTCTGGTAAAATTATTATTAGTGGTACTGATATTACCGACAAATCAGTTAAGTTAAGAGATGTAAGAAAAAAGGTTGGTTTAGTTTTTCAATATCCAGAACATCAACTATTTGAAGAAACAATATATAAGGATATTGCCTTTGGACCTCTGAACTTAGGGTTATCAGAATCTGAAGTAGAAGAAAGGATTAAGGAGGCTATGGAATTTGTAAAGCTTTCATTTGAAGAATTAAAAGACAGATCTCCATTTGAACTAAGTGGGGGTCAAAGAAGAAGGGTAGCTATTGCTGGAGTATTCGCTATGAAACCAGAAGTGTTAATATTAGACGAACCTACGGCAGGCTTAGATCCTAGAACAAGGGATGAAATTTTAGAAGAAATAAAAATGCTGCATAGCCAATATAAAAATACGGTTATTTTAGTATCTCATAGTATGGAGGATATTGCAAAGCTAGTAGACCGTATTATTGTTATGCATAGAGGAAAGATTGCACTTCTTGGGGATCCTAGAGAAGTATTCCAACAGGTAGAAACCTTAGAATCTATAGGACTTGGAGTTCCACAAATAAGCTATTTAATTAGAGCGTTAAAGGCAAAGGGTATTGAGCTAAGGGAAGATATATTTACAGTGGAAGAAGCTAAGGAAGAAATTTTAAAATGGATAAGGAGTAATAAAAATGCTTAA
- the map gene encoding type I methionyl aminopeptidase, with protein MIYIKSRQEIELMREAGKIVAEAHELVREAIKPGITTKELDAIAEKHILKKGAIPAFKGYGGFPASICASVNHEVVHGIPGLKTLEDGDIISIDIGALYKGYYGDSAKTHAIGKISQRAQELIEVTRQSFYEGIKFAKLGYRLSDISYAIQTHVEDRGFSVVRNYVGHGIGTSMHEEPQIPNYGPPGKGPRLKEGMVLAIEPMINIGTYEVKVLSDGWTVVTLDGEYSAHYEHTVAITDGEPEILTKL; from the coding sequence ATGATATATATAAAATCGCGTCAAGAAATTGAATTAATGCGAGAAGCTGGAAAAATTGTTGCTGAAGCCCATGAACTTGTTAGAGAGGCAATAAAACCGGGAATTACGACAAAGGAACTAGATGCGATAGCTGAAAAACATATTCTTAAAAAAGGAGCAATTCCTGCATTTAAAGGATATGGAGGTTTTCCAGCTAGCATATGTGCCTCCGTTAATCACGAAGTAGTCCATGGTATACCTGGATTAAAAACACTAGAAGATGGCGATATTATCAGTATAGATATCGGGGCACTCTACAAAGGTTATTATGGTGACTCTGCAAAAACTCATGCCATAGGAAAGATTAGTCAGAGAGCACAGGAGCTTATAGAAGTAACTAGGCAAAGCTTTTATGAGGGAATTAAGTTTGCAAAGTTAGGCTATCGGTTATCAGATATATCCTATGCTATTCAAACCCATGTTGAAGACAGGGGTTTTTCAGTGGTTAGAAACTACGTAGGCCATGGAATCGGTACAAGTATGCATGAAGAACCACAAATTCCTAACTATGGTCCTCCAGGAAAAGGACCAAGATTAAAAGAAGGAATGGTCTTAGCTATAGAACCAATGATTAACATAGGAACCTACGAAGTTAAAGTACTTTCAGATGGTTGGACAGTAGTAACCTTAGATGGTGAATACTCAGCTCATTACGAACATACCGTAGCAATTACGGATGGAGAACCTGAGATTCTTACAAAGCTATAA
- the rpsM gene encoding 30S ribosomal protein S13: MARIAGVDLPRDKRVEVGLTYIFGIGRKTSNGILAAAGINPDTRVKDLTEEEVNNLRKIIDSDHHVEGDLRREIALNIKRLKEIRCYRGLRHIKGLPVRGQKTKTNARTRKGPKKTVGRKKKK; encoded by the coding sequence ATGGCTAGAATAGCTGGTGTTGACTTGCCAAGAGATAAAAGAGTTGAAGTTGGCTTAACATATATATTTGGTATCGGTAGAAAAACATCAAATGGTATATTAGCTGCTGCAGGTATTAATCCTGATACAAGAGTAAAGGATTTAACAGAGGAAGAAGTAAATAACTTAAGAAAAATTATCGACTCAGATCATCATGTTGAAGGGGATTTAAGAAGAGAAATCGCTTTAAACATTAAGAGATTAAAAGAGATCAGATGTTATAGAGGATTAAGACATATTAAAGGATTGCCAGTAAGAGGACAAAAGACAAAAACTAATGCTCGTACAAGAAAAGGTCCTAAGAAAACTGTTGGTCGTAAGAAGAAAAAATAG
- the rplM gene encoding 50S ribosomal protein L13, whose translation MKSYMAKPNEVERKWYIVDAEGKTLGRLSTEIATILRGKNKPEFTPYVDTGDFVIVVNAEKVVLTGKKLDQSFYTYHTGHPGGLKQVSFRRLLAEKPEKLVYNAVKGMLPKNRLGRQMLTKLKVYAGPNHNHEAQKPEALDI comes from the coding sequence ATGAAATCATATATGGCAAAACCGAATGAAGTTGAAAGAAAGTGGTATATTGTCGATGCTGAAGGAAAAACTTTAGGTAGACTTTCAACAGAAATCGCTACAATTTTAAGAGGAAAAAACAAGCCAGAATTTACACCTTATGTAGACACTGGTGATTTTGTAATCGTTGTTAATGCAGAGAAGGTAGTTTTAACTGGTAAGAAATTAGATCAATCTTTCTATACTTATCATACAGGACATCCAGGTGGATTAAAACAAGTTTCTTTTAGAAGACTTCTTGCTGAAAAACCTGAAAAGCTTGTTTACAATGCGGTAAAAGGTATGCTTCCAAAAAATAGACTTGGAAGACAAATGCTTACAAAATTAAAAGTATATGCTGGACCAAACCACAATCACGAAGCTCAAAAACCAGAAGCATTAGATATATAA
- a CDS encoding adenylate kinase, protein MRLILLGPPGAGKGTQAAAIVEKYNIPHISTGDIFRYNIKQGTELGKKAKGYMDQGLLVPDEVVVEIVEDRLKQEDCTGGFLLDGFPRTVVQAEALDKVLANMDGALDRVINIEVDKGILVERAVGRRICRECGATFHVKYNPSTKGENCDQCGGNLYQRDDDNEETVTKRIEVYLKETTPLIEYYSKQDKLVTIDGDRRINEVFEDIVTSLGSEL, encoded by the coding sequence ATGAGATTAATTTTACTTGGTCCCCCAGGGGCGGGGAAAGGAACACAGGCTGCAGCTATTGTTGAAAAATACAACATTCCTCATATTTCCACTGGAGACATTTTTAGATATAACATTAAACAAGGTACTGAACTTGGCAAAAAAGCTAAAGGTTACATGGATCAAGGTCTTTTAGTTCCAGATGAAGTTGTAGTGGAAATTGTGGAAGATCGTTTAAAGCAAGAAGATTGTACAGGTGGATTTCTATTAGATGGATTTCCAAGAACGGTAGTGCAGGCTGAAGCTTTAGATAAAGTGTTAGCAAATATGGATGGAGCCTTAGATAGAGTAATAAATATAGAAGTTGATAAAGGCATTTTAGTGGAAAGAGCCGTTGGAAGAAGAATATGTAGAGAATGCGGTGCCACATTCCACGTAAAATATAATCCATCAACAAAGGGAGAAAATTGCGACCAATGCGGTGGTAATCTTTATCAACGAGATGATGATAACGAAGAGACAGTAACAAAACGTATCGAAGTTTATTTGAAGGAAACAACTCCATTAATAGAGTACTACAGTAAACAAGATAAGCTAGTTACTATAGATGGCGACAGAAGAATAAATGAAGTGTTTGAAGATATTGTGACCTCTTTAGGGAGCGAGCTATAA
- a CDS encoding DNA-directed RNA polymerase subunit alpha: protein MIEMEKPKVEVVEINEENTYGKFTVEPLERGYGTTLGNSLRRIMLSSLPGAAVTSVKIDGVLHEFSTIPGVKEDVSEIIINLKGLSIRMHGNEPKTVRIEAKGEGTITAGDIIADADVEILSPEMHIATLDSDGTLTMELTIAKGRGYVPAENNKTPGMPIGVLPIDSIFTPVTKVSYYVENTRVGQVTDYDRLIIEVFTDGSIMPDEAISLAAKIMNEHLNLFITLTEHVNDVEIMVQKEEDKKEKVLEMTIEELDLSVRSYNCLKRAGINTVDELAQKSEEDMMKVRNLGRKSLEEVQKKLDELGLGLKPSDE from the coding sequence ATGATAGAAATGGAAAAGCCAAAGGTAGAAGTAGTAGAGATTAATGAAGAAAATACCTATGGAAAGTTTACAGTGGAGCCGCTAGAGAGAGGTTATGGAACCACATTAGGGAATTCCCTAAGAAGAATTATGTTATCTTCATTACCTGGGGCGGCGGTAACGTCTGTAAAAATTGATGGTGTCTTACATGAATTTTCTACAATCCCAGGTGTAAAAGAGGATGTTTCAGAGATTATAATTAACTTAAAAGGCTTGTCTATTCGTATGCACGGAAATGAGCCTAAAACGGTTCGTATTGAAGCAAAAGGCGAAGGAACTATAACTGCAGGTGATATCATTGCAGATGCAGACGTTGAAATCCTTAGTCCAGAAATGCATATTGCTACCTTAGATAGTGATGGAACTCTAACAATGGAATTAACCATTGCTAAAGGAAGAGGATATGTACCAGCAGAAAACAACAAAACCCCAGGAATGCCTATCGGTGTACTACCTATAGACTCAATATTTACTCCTGTAACAAAGGTTAGTTATTATGTTGAGAACACAAGGGTAGGTCAAGTTACTGACTATGATCGACTGATTATTGAAGTCTTTACCGATGGAAGTATTATGCCTGATGAAGCTATATCTTTGGCAGCAAAGATAATGAATGAACACTTAAATCTATTCATTACATTAACTGAGCATGTTAATGATGTAGAGATCATGGTACAGAAAGAAGAGGATAAAAAGGAAAAGGTTCTTGAAATGACTATAGAAGAGCTTGACCTTTCAGTAAGATCCTATAACTGTCTGAAACGTGCAGGCATTAATACAGTAGATGAACTTGCTCAAAAGTCTGAAGAGGATATGATGAAGGTAAGAAACCTTGGAAGAAAGTCTCTTGAAGAAGTTCAGAAAAAGCTTGACGAGTTAGGTCTTGGATTAAAACCTAGCGATGAATAG
- the rpsD gene encoding 30S ribosomal protein S4 yields the protein MARYTEAVCRLCRREGMKLYLKGDRCYTDKCAISKRAYAPGQHGNSRKKLSNYGIQLREKQKAKRFYGVLESQFRKYFEMADKQAGITGENLLRILETRLDNVVYRLGFGASRAEARQLVVHGHFLVNGKKVDIPSYLVSAGDTIVVAEKSKSSNKFKALAENFKGNVPNWLTADAEKLEGKIVSLPSREDIDLPIAENLIVELYSK from the coding sequence ATGGCAAGATATACAGAAGCGGTATGTAGATTATGTCGTAGAGAGGGTATGAAATTATACCTAAAAGGCGATAGATGCTACACAGATAAATGTGCAATTTCTAAAAGAGCTTATGCTCCAGGACAGCACGGTAACAGTAGAAAAAAACTATCAAACTATGGAATTCAATTAAGAGAAAAACAAAAAGCAAAAAGATTCTATGGTGTATTAGAGTCTCAATTTAGAAAATACTTTGAGATGGCTGATAAGCAAGCTGGTATTACAGGTGAAAACCTTTTAAGAATATTAGAAACTCGTCTAGACAACGTTGTTTATAGATTAGGTTTTGGAGCTTCTAGAGCAGAAGCTAGACAATTAGTTGTTCATGGACACTTTTTAGTAAATGGTAAAAAAGTAGATATCCCTTCATATTTAGTTAGTGCAGGAGATACTATTGTTGTTGCTGAAAAGTCTAAGTCATCAAATAAATTCAAAGCTTTAGCTGAAAACTTTAAAGGAAATGTTCCAAATTGGTTAACAGCTGATGCAGAAAAATTAGAGGGAAAAATAGTTTCATTACCTTCAAGAGAAGATATAGATTTACCAATCGCAGAAAACTTAATCGTAGAGCTATACTCTAAATAA
- the secY gene encoding preprotein translocase subunit SecY produces the protein MIQTLKNAWKIPDLRRRILYTFMMLAIFRLGSVIPVPGINIEYVKNIVDNAGLLSFFNLVSGGAFGNMTIFALSITPYITASIIMQLLTIAIPSLEEMAKEGEEGSKKIAQYQRYATIVLALIQATGISIGLFKGALINQDTFSIIVVILTLTAGTAFLMWLGEEITEKGIGNGISLLIFAGIVSGLPNSIYSTFALAKQGELNPLAIVVFIAIALLMVVGVIAIQEGTRKIPVQYAKRVVGRKMYGGQSSHIPLKVNQSGVIPVIFAMSLLQFPHTIAYFIGQDNGFSRFLATWLSPNAMPGVFIYNLLSAVLIIFFTYFYTAVTFNPVEVSTNMKKNGGFIPGIRPGKPTADYLNKVLTRITLAGAVFLAVITIVPTIILGATKIPIAFGGTTIIIVVGVALETMKQIEAQLLMRHYQGFLK, from the coding sequence GTGATACAAACACTAAAAAATGCTTGGAAAATCCCAGATTTACGTAGGCGGATTTTATACACCTTTATGATGCTTGCTATTTTCAGACTAGGTTCTGTTATTCCAGTACCTGGCATCAATATTGAGTATGTAAAAAATATAGTAGATAATGCTGGACTACTTTCATTCTTCAATCTAGTATCCGGTGGGGCCTTTGGTAATATGACGATTTTTGCACTAAGCATTACACCTTACATTACAGCATCTATTATTATGCAACTACTAACTATAGCAATCCCTAGTCTTGAAGAAATGGCGAAGGAAGGCGAGGAAGGTAGTAAAAAAATTGCTCAATATCAAAGATATGCAACTATCGTATTAGCTTTAATACAAGCAACAGGTATTAGTATAGGTTTATTTAAAGGAGCATTAATCAATCAAGATACTTTTAGTATTATAGTAGTTATTCTTACTTTAACTGCTGGTACTGCATTTTTAATGTGGTTAGGAGAAGAAATAACAGAAAAAGGAATTGGGAATGGTATTTCTCTTTTAATCTTTGCTGGTATTGTATCAGGACTACCTAATAGTATCTACAGTACTTTTGCTTTAGCAAAACAAGGAGAATTAAATCCCCTAGCTATTGTAGTATTTATAGCTATAGCGTTACTAATGGTAGTTGGTGTTATTGCTATTCAAGAAGGAACAAGAAAAATTCCTGTACAATATGCTAAAAGAGTTGTTGGAAGAAAAATGTATGGTGGACAAAGTTCTCATATTCCACTAAAAGTAAATCAATCAGGTGTTATTCCAGTAATCTTTGCTATGTCACTTCTTCAGTTCCCTCATACAATTGCCTACTTTATTGGTCAAGATAATGGGTTCTCTAGATTTTTAGCAACATGGTTATCACCTAATGCTATGCCAGGAGTGTTTATTTATAACCTTTTAAGTGCAGTATTAATTATATTCTTTACTTATTTCTATACTGCAGTAACATTTAATCCTGTAGAAGTATCTACCAATATGAAAAAGAATGGTGGATTTATACCAGGTATTAGACCAGGAAAGCCTACAGCGGATTATTTAAATAAGGTTCTTACAAGAATTACATTAGCAGGAGCAGTATTCTTAGCAGTAATTACAATTGTTCCTACAATTATTCTTGGTGCAACAAAAATACCAATTGCTTTTGGTGGTACAACAATTATAATCGTTGTAGGTGTTGCATTAGAAACAATGAAGCAAATTGAAGCACAACTTTTAATGAGACATTACCAAGGATTCTTGAAGTAA
- a CDS encoding energy-coupling factor transporter ATPase: protein MSKMIEVNNIQFQYKNNDDEGMLALNDVTVTVESGEFVVVIGHNGSGKSTLAKHMNALLLPTKGDVLVKGLNTKEEENIWNIRQTAGMVFQNPDNQIVATIVEEDVAFGPENLGVPPVEIIRRVEEALNIVDMLEYRGKAPHLLSGGQKQRIAIAGVIAMRPNCIIFDEPTAMLDPSGRKEVINTIKKLNKEENITIVHITHFMEEAVDADRVIVMENGQIVLEGKPKEVFSKVEQLKELGLDVPQITDLTNELIKEGIDLPQDILTVDEMVMRLCQLK, encoded by the coding sequence ATGAGTAAAATGATAGAGGTTAATAATATACAATTTCAGTATAAAAATAATGATGATGAAGGTATGCTAGCCCTAAATGATGTTACAGTTACGGTTGAGTCCGGTGAATTTGTGGTAGTAATTGGACACAATGGTTCAGGAAAGTCAACTTTGGCTAAACATATGAATGCTCTTTTATTACCTACAAAGGGAGACGTACTTGTTAAAGGATTAAATACAAAAGAGGAAGAAAACATATGGAATATTAGGCAGACAGCTGGAATGGTATTCCAAAATCCTGACAATCAAATTGTAGCTACAATTGTAGAAGAAGATGTTGCATTTGGGCCTGAAAACTTAGGTGTTCCTCCAGTAGAGATTATAAGAAGAGTAGAAGAAGCTCTTAATATTGTAGATATGCTAGAATATAGAGGTAAAGCTCCACATTTATTATCTGGTGGACAAAAACAAAGAATTGCTATTGCAGGAGTCATTGCTATGAGACCTAATTGTATAATCTTTGATGAGCCAACTGCGATGTTAGATCCATCGGGTCGTAAGGAAGTAATTAATACTATAAAAAAGCTTAATAAAGAAGAAAATATTACAATAGTTCATATTACCCACTTTATGGAAGAAGCTGTAGATGCAGATAGGGTTATAGTAATGGAAAATGGGCAAATAGTTTTGGAAGGTAAACCCAAAGAAGTGTTCTCTAAAGTTGAGCAGTTAAAAGAGTTAGGATTAGATGTACCTCAAATAACAGACTTAACTAATGAATTGATAAAAGAGGGAATTGATTTACCTCAAGATATATTAACTGTTGATGAAATGGTGATGAGATTATGTCAATTAAAATAG
- a CDS encoding energy-coupling factor transporter transmembrane component T family protein, with product MLKDITIGQYYPTGSYVHKLDPRTKILITFALIIGLFIINTFIPYAYIIAFIFVSVYISKIPIKYIIKGLKPLRIIIIITFIINIFMTQGEPIFNLGPLVMTREGLYQAFFMAIRLVLLVMGTSLLTLTTSPIALTDGIEHLLNPFKKIGVPAHELAMMMTIALRFIPTLLEETDKIMKAQMARGADFESGNIISRAKSLVPLLVPLFISAFRRADELAMAMEARCYRGGENRTRMKELKMTGKDTVALVVTTFLLAVLIFHRVAL from the coding sequence ATGCTTAAAGACATTACAATTGGTCAATATTATCCAACAGGGTCCTATGTTCATAAATTAGACCCGAGGACTAAGATACTGATTACCTTTGCATTAATAATAGGATTATTTATTATTAATACCTTTATTCCTTATGCTTATATTATTGCTTTTATATTTGTTTCTGTATATATATCTAAAATACCTATAAAATACATTATTAAAGGATTAAAACCTTTAAGAATAATAATAATAATTACATTTATAATTAATATATTTATGACACAAGGAGAACCTATTTTCAATCTAGGCCCTTTAGTTATGACAAGAGAAGGCTTATATCAGGCGTTTTTTATGGCTATTAGACTAGTATTATTAGTTATGGGAACTTCTTTATTAACATTAACTACTTCACCAATAGCACTAACAGATGGGATAGAACATCTATTAAACCCATTTAAAAAGATAGGTGTACCAGCCCATGAGTTAGCTATGATGATGACAATTGCTCTTAGGTTTATCCCTACTTTACTTGAAGAAACTGATAAGATTATGAAAGCACAAATGGCTCGTGGAGCTGATTTCGAAAGTGGGAATATTATTAGTAGAGCAAAAAGCTTAGTACCTTTATTAGTTCCCTTGTTTATTAGTGCATTTAGAAGAGCTGATGAATTAGCCATGGCTATGGAAGCAAGATGCTATCGTGGTGGCGAAAATCGTACTAGAATGAAGGAATTAAAAATGACAGGGAAAGATACAGTAGCTCTAGTAGTAACCACATTTTTATTAGCAGTTTTAATTTTTCATCGAGTTGCATTATAA